The proteins below come from a single Anguilla rostrata isolate EN2019 chromosome 3, ASM1855537v3, whole genome shotgun sequence genomic window:
- the slc25a48 gene encoding solute carrier family 25 member 48 isoform X2, with amino-acid sequence MNWFHLDDFIAGWIGGASSVVVGHPLDTVKTRLQAGKGYRNTFHCVLTIYQKESVSGFFKGLSFPLASIALYNSVVFGFFSNTQRVISKFRYGDGHHPSSILDLTLASMMTGFVSVGMGAPVDLVKIRLQMQSHPVLAENLNLAGNVPLRSVGIRSQTVYRGPIHCIGSILQSEGVQGLYRGAGAMLLRDIPGYALYFIPYTLLCDWFKPDQNASPHPCYIWLAGGLAGSISWVTATPVDVVKSRLQADAFHCRKYRGITHCIISSYKTEGLHVFFRGVTVNAIRGFPMSATMFLGYELSLDFFRSL; translated from the exons ATGAATTGGTTCCATCTAGACGATTTTATTGCAGGATGGATAGGGG GAGCCTCCAGTGTTGTTGTGGGGCATCCACTTGACACAGTTAAG ACTCGTTTACAGGCCGGGAAAGGTTACAGAAACACCTTTCACTGTGTTCTCACCATCTACCAGAAAGAAAGT GTTTCTGGGTTTTTCAAAGGACTCTCCTTCCCTTTGGCCAGCATTGCTCTCTATAACTCGGTGGTGTTTGGCTTCTTCAGCAACACGCAGAGGGTCATTAGCAAGTTTCGCTATGGTGATGGGCATCACCCCTCCAGTATACTGGACCTGACACTAGCCAGTATGATGACAGGCTTTGTTTCTGTGGGCATGGGAGCCCCAGTGGACTTGGTGAAAATCCGGCTGCAAATGCAGTCTCACCCTGTTCTTGCAG agaacCTCAACCTTGCTGGGAACGTGCCACTACGTTCAGTGGGAATCCGGAGTCAGACTGTCTACAGGGGCCCCATTCACTGTATTGGCAGCATCCTACAGAGCGAAGGAGTCCAAGGACTGTACCGAGGGGCAGGGGCCATGTTGCTGCGGGACATCCCTGGATACGCCCTCTACTTCATCCCCTACaccctgctctgtgattggtttaaGCCTGACCAAAATGCCTCCCCTCATCCTTGCTACATATGGCTGGCAGGTGGATTAGCAG GGTCCATCTCCTGGGTCACTGCAACCCCAGTTGACGTGGTGAAGAGTCGATTGCAGGCCGATGCTTTCCACTGCAGGAAATACAGAGGGATAACCCACTGCATAATCAGTAGCTATAAAACAGAGGGTTTGCAT GTTTTCTTCCGTGGGGTGACAGTGAATGCCATCCGAGGATTCCCCATGAGTGCCACCATGTTTTTGGGCTATGAACTCTCTTTGGATTTCTTTAGGAGTCTCTAG
- the slc25a48 gene encoding solute carrier family 25 member 48 isoform X1, translating to MAKQTLCWCSVRPKPCYRASSVVVGHPLDTVKTRLQAGKGYRNTFHCVLTIYQKESVSGFFKGLSFPLASIALYNSVVFGFFSNTQRVISKFRYGDGHHPSSILDLTLASMMTGFVSVGMGAPVDLVKIRLQMQSHPVLAENLNLAGNVPLRSVGIRSQTVYRGPIHCIGSILQSEGVQGLYRGAGAMLLRDIPGYALYFIPYTLLCDWFKPDQNASPHPCYIWLAGGLAGSISWVTATPVDVVKSRLQADAFHCRKYRGITHCIISSYKTEGLHVFFRGVTVNAIRGFPMSATMFLGYELSLDFFRSL from the exons ATGGCGAAGCAGACGCTTTGCTGGTGCAGTGTTCGTCCAAAACCGTGCTACC GAGCCTCCAGTGTTGTTGTGGGGCATCCACTTGACACAGTTAAG ACTCGTTTACAGGCCGGGAAAGGTTACAGAAACACCTTTCACTGTGTTCTCACCATCTACCAGAAAGAAAGT GTTTCTGGGTTTTTCAAAGGACTCTCCTTCCCTTTGGCCAGCATTGCTCTCTATAACTCGGTGGTGTTTGGCTTCTTCAGCAACACGCAGAGGGTCATTAGCAAGTTTCGCTATGGTGATGGGCATCACCCCTCCAGTATACTGGACCTGACACTAGCCAGTATGATGACAGGCTTTGTTTCTGTGGGCATGGGAGCCCCAGTGGACTTGGTGAAAATCCGGCTGCAAATGCAGTCTCACCCTGTTCTTGCAG agaacCTCAACCTTGCTGGGAACGTGCCACTACGTTCAGTGGGAATCCGGAGTCAGACTGTCTACAGGGGCCCCATTCACTGTATTGGCAGCATCCTACAGAGCGAAGGAGTCCAAGGACTGTACCGAGGGGCAGGGGCCATGTTGCTGCGGGACATCCCTGGATACGCCCTCTACTTCATCCCCTACaccctgctctgtgattggtttaaGCCTGACCAAAATGCCTCCCCTCATCCTTGCTACATATGGCTGGCAGGTGGATTAGCAG GGTCCATCTCCTGGGTCACTGCAACCCCAGTTGACGTGGTGAAGAGTCGATTGCAGGCCGATGCTTTCCACTGCAGGAAATACAGAGGGATAACCCACTGCATAATCAGTAGCTATAAAACAGAGGGTTTGCAT GTTTTCTTCCGTGGGGTGACAGTGAATGCCATCCGAGGATTCCCCATGAGTGCCACCATGTTTTTGGGCTATGAACTCTCTTTGGATTTCTTTAGGAGTCTCTAG